From the genome of Pseudomonas helvetica:
GCCAATTCGCCCACATCGAAGCCATCACCGCTCACCGCCGCGAACTGGCCAAGCATTACTTCGCCTGCTTCGGCAGCGATTTCGAGGCCAAATACGGTGCGCAGCTGCCACCGGCAGACTTCACCAACAGCAACTGGCACTTGTTCCAGCTGGTACTGCCAGAGCGCAAGGACGGCAAACCGGCCCGTGCGACCTTCATGGAGCAAATGCAGGAACTGGGCGTCGGCATCGGCTACCACTACCCGCCGATCCACCTGCTGAGCCTTTACCGCGAACGCGGTTTCAAGGAAGGCATGTTCCCGGTGTCCGAGCGTGTCGGTCGCCTGATCGTCTCGCTGCCGATGTTCACGGCCATGAGCAAAAGCGATGTCGAGCGTTCAGTGGCGGCGGTGAAGGCTGTATTGCAGGCTTGAGAGCAACGCTTTTGTAGGAGCGGGGGGCGCCTAGCCCTTGCCGGCGATGGCGATCTTGAGAGCGCTATCGCCGGCAAGCCGTGCTCCTACGGGGCGAGCATTACTCGCCGATGGCGTGCTTGTAGCCAGTCGGGTCGAGCAACTTGTCCAGCTCGGAGGTATCCGTTGGCTCGAGTTTGAAGAACCAGCTGTCGTATGGCGCGCTGTTGACCAGCTCCGGGCTGTTGGCCAACTCTTCGTTAACGGCAATGACTGTACCGGAGACCGGCGAGTAGATGTCCGAAGCGGCCTTGACCGACTCGACTACGCCCGCCGCTTCACCGGCAGCGAAGACTTTGCCGATTTCCGGCAGCTCGACGAACACCACATCGCCCAAGGCTTCCTGAGCATGGTCTGAAATACCGACTTTTACGCCGCCATCTTCGTCCAGACGGGCCCATTCGTGACTTTCGGCAAAACGCAGGTCTACAGGAATTTCACTCATGTTCTGTGTCCTCAAGAAGAAATGTCAGCGGTGTTGGCCCGCCAGAAAAAGTTAGATCAGGGTTTTGCCATGACGCACGAAGGTCGGTTTGACTACCCGAACCGGGTACCACTTGCCACGAATTTCCACTTCTGCCCGGTCGGCCGTTGCCATCGGCACCCGCGCCAGGGCAATCGATTTGCTAAGCGTAGGAGAGAAACTACCACTGGTGATCTCTCCTTCGCCAACATCAGCGATGCGAACCACCTGATGGGCACGTAAAACCCCGCGCTCTTCGAGCACCAGACCAACCAGTTTTTGCTTCACCCCTGCTGCCCGTTCAGCCTCCAGCGCGGCCCGGCCAATGAACTGACGAGTGGCCGGTTCCCAGGCAATGCTCCAGGCCATATTGGACGCCAGCGGTGAGACAGCCTGATGAATGTCCTGGCCGTAGAGGTTCATCCCGGCCTCAAGACGCAGCGTGTCGCGGGCGCCGAGGCCTATCGGCGATATGCCTGCACCGACCAGATCGTTGAAGAATCCCGGCGCCTGCTCGGCCGGCAGGGCTATCTCCAGACCGTCTTCGCCGGTGTAACCGGTACGGGCGATGAACCAGTCGCCGTCACACTGACCTTCAAACGGTTTGAGCTGCTGGATCAGAGTGCCACGGGACTGGGTCACCAGTTCGGCGATCTTTTGCCGCGCCTGAGGACCTTGAATCGCCAGCATCGCCAACTCGCTGCGCTCGTGCAGTTGCACCTGATAATTGCCGAGCTGGGCCTGCATCCAGGCCATGTCCTGATCACGGGTGGCGGCGTTCACCACCAGGCGGTAAGCATCGTCCAGGCGATAAACGATCATGTCGTCGACCACCCCGCCCCGCTCATTGAGCATGGTGCTGTACAAGGCACGGCCGACGCTGTGCAGACGTTCGACATCATTGGCCAGCAAATGCTGGAGCCAGGCCTTGGCCTGAGGGCCGCTGACATCGATTACGGTCATATGGGAAACATCGAAAACCCCACAGTCGCGGCGCACCTGATGGTGTTCCTCGACCTGTGAGCCGTAATGCAATGGCATATCCCAACCGCCAAAATCGACCATCTTCGCGCCAAGTGCGAGATGAAGGTCATACAGAGGCGTACGCTGTCCCATGGGTTTCTCCTTCCGGGCGTGGCGAAGGTACGGACAGGCGCTGTATGGTTGAAAGCCTTGAAGTAGAAGGCTTTCAGCCTATTTCAGCGACCCGGTCTGAAGGACGATCCGCACCGAATGCCGCGCATTGTAGCCGCAAGGTGTAGGACTGGCACCTAGCCGTTTTGATGTGCCGAACGTCGAATCAAGCCGATGACCGGCAACAGGCCCACCAGAATCAGTGTCAACGCCGGCAACGACGCCCGCGCCCACTCGCCTTCGCTGGTCATTTCAAAGATCCGCACCGCCAGCGTGTCCCAGCCAAACGGGCGCATCAGCAAGGTTGCGGGCATTTCCTTGAGCACATCGACGAACACCAGCAGCGCCGCGCTCAACGTGCCGGGCAGCAGCAACGGCAGATACACTTTGAAAAACAGTCGTGGCCCACTGACACCCAAACAGCGTGCAGCTTCTGGCAACGACGGACGGATCCGCGCCAGACTATTTTCCAACGGCCCGTAGGCCACCGCGATAAAGCGCACCAGATACGCCAGCAACAGCGCCGACAGGCTGCCCAGCAGCAACGGTTTGCCCGCGCCGCCAAGCCAGTCCGATAGCGGCACCACCAGTTCACGGTCCAGGTAACTGAACGCCAGCATGATCGATACCGCCAGCACCGATCCGGGCAAGGCGTAGCCAATGTTGGCCAGGCTGACCCCGGAACGAATCGTCCGGGTCGGAGCCAGGCGCCGGGCAAACGCCAGCAGCAGCGCGACGCTGACGGTGATCAGCGCTGCCATGGCGCCCAGGTACAACGTATGGATGATCAGCCCGGTGTAACGCTCATCCAGGTCGAAGCGCCCGCGCTGCCAGAACCACGCCACCAGTTGCAGCAATGGAATGACAAAGGCGCAGGCAAATACCAGCCCGCACCAACTGCTGGCGGCCATAGCCTTGAGCCCGCGCAGGTGATAAAGCGCCTTGCCCCGTGGCCGCTCGTTGCTCGCCCGGCTGGCGCCACGCGCACGCCGCTCGCCATACAGCAGCAACATCACCACCAGCAGCAACAGGCTGGCCAGTTGTGCGGCGCTCGACAGGCTGAAAAAGCCGTACCAGGTTTTGTAGATCGCCGTAGTGAAGGTGTCGAAGTTGAACACCGACACTGCGCCGAAATCCGCCAGCGTCTCCATCAATGCCAAGGCCACACCGGCACCAATTGCCGGCCGGGCCATCGGCAAGGCCACGCGCCAGAATGCTTGCCACGGTGATTGGCCGAGCACGCGCGCTGCCTCCATCAGGCCTTTGCCCTGGGCCAGAAACGCCGTGCGCGCCAGTAAATAGACGTAGGGATAGAACACCAGCACCAATACCAGAATCACCCCACCGGTGGAGCGCACACGCGGCAATCGCAAGCCGCTGCCAAACCACTCGCGAAGCAGGGTTTGCACAGGACCGGCGAAATCCAGCAGCCCGACAAAAACGAACGCCAGCACATAGGCCGGGATCGCAAACGGCAACATCAGCGCCCAATCCAGCCAACGCCGCCCGGGGAACTCGCAGAGGCTAGTCAACCACGCCAGGCTCACGCCCAACAGCGTGACGCCAATCCCGACGCCGAGGATCAGCGTCAGGGTGTTGCCTAGCAGGCGTGGCATCTGGGTGTCCCACAGGTGCGACCAGATCTGCATATCGACGGTTTGCCACGACAGCAGCAACACACTCAGTGGCAGCAGCACCAGGGCGGCAACGACGAAAACCAGCGGATACCAACGGCGTTGGGCGGGATGGGCCAAGGAAAGTCTCTAAAAAGTGCGGAGCCGACGCAGTAATGCAGCCGGCCCCATTTTGTGGCGAGGGGGCTTGCCCCCGTTGGGTTGCGAAGCAGCCCTTGGTCAGCTACTTCATTTCTTCTGTCAAAGCGTGTCAGCCAATATTACGACCGCTTCGCGCTCGAGCGGGAGCAAGCTCCCTCGCCACAATTGCGATGAGTCAGTTCCAGCCGGCGCGGTCCATCAGGCGGATGGCTTCGGCCTGACGCAGGCCAGCCACTTCAACCGGCAGGGTGTCCGGTTTAAACGTGCCCCAGGCCTCGACTTCCGCGGACGGTTTCACCGCCGGGTTGGCCGGGAACTCCTGGTTAGCGTCGGCGAAGATCTTTTGCGCTTCAGGTGTGGTCATCCATTCCACCAGCGCCTTGGCGGCTTCCGGGTGCGGGGCGTGTTTGGTCAGGCCAATGCCCGACAGGTTCACGTGTACGCCACGGTCGGCCTGGTTCGGCCAGAACAGTTTGACCGGAAGATCCGGCTTCTGCTGGTGCAGACGGCCATAGTAGTAAGTGTTGACGATACCGACGTCGCATTGCCCGGCGCTGATCGCTTGCAGTACGGCGATGTCGTCAGAGAACACGTCTGTGGACAGGTTGCGCACCCAACCCTTGAGGATCTCTTCGGTGTTTTCCGCGCCGTGGGTTTCAATCAGGGTTGCAGTCAACGACTGGTTATAGACCTTCTTCGCAGTACGCAGGCACAGCCGGCCTTCCCACTGCTTGTCAGCCAGCGCTTCGTATGTGCTCAGGTCCGAAGGTTTTACCCGGTCAGTGGAATAGGCGATGGTCCGCGCCCGCAGGCTCAGGCCGGTCCAGGCGTGAGACGCAGCGCGGTATTGCAGCGGGATGTTGGTGTCGATCACCTTGGAGGTGAACGGCTGCAGGATGCCCATTTGCTCGGCCTGCCAAAGGTTGCCGGCATCGACGGTCAGCAGCAGGTCGGCGGTGGCATTCTCGCCTTCGGCCTTGATGCGCTGCATCAACGGCGCTTCCTTGTCGGTGATGAATTTCACCTTTACGCCGGTTTTTTGGGTGTAGGCATCGAAGACCGGTTTGATCAGCTCGTCGATACGCGAGGAGTAGACCACCACCTCGTCGGCGGCCTGGGCGGTGGTGCCGACCAGGGTCAGGGCGAGGGCTGTCAGTAGACGCTTCGGTGCCAACATGGGAGCGGTCTCTCGAAATCAAAAATGAGTCGAAATGATAAGGACTCACATTTAGCTTCTCAACCGATCCCGCCCTGGAGGAGTTACCAGATGTTGCACCGTCGGAGATTGTTGGTGAATGTGCTCGCGATGAGGGCATCAGCACTGATACAAAATGTCAGGCCTTGGCCAATGCCGGCAGATCCCCGATCAATCCAAGCGCTTCGCGCACAAACAACGCCTTGGCTTCGGGCATCTGGTCGACCATTTTCAACCCGGTATTACGCAACCAGCGCAGTGGCAACGGGTCGGCCTGGAACAAGCGCTCAAAGCCTTCCATCGCTGCCATCAACGCCAGGTTGTGCGGCATGCGCCGACGCTCGTAGCGGCTGAGGACCTTCACATCCGCCAGGCGCTCACCACGGCTGGCCGCCTGCAGCAGCACTTCAGCCAACACTGCGGCATCGAGGAAACCGAGGTTGACGCCCTG
Proteins encoded in this window:
- the gcvT gene encoding glycine cleavage system aminomethyltransferase GcvT — its product is MGQRTPLYDLHLALGAKMVDFGGWDMPLHYGSQVEEHHQVRRDCGVFDVSHMTVIDVSGPQAKAWLQHLLANDVERLHSVGRALYSTMLNERGGVVDDMIVYRLDDAYRLVVNAATRDQDMAWMQAQLGNYQVQLHERSELAMLAIQGPQARQKIAELVTQSRGTLIQQLKPFEGQCDGDWFIARTGYTGEDGLEIALPAEQAPGFFNDLVGAGISPIGLGARDTLRLEAGMNLYGQDIHQAVSPLASNMAWSIAWEPATRQFIGRAALEAERAAGVKQKLVGLVLEERGVLRAHQVVRIADVGEGEITSGSFSPTLSKSIALARVPMATADRAEVEIRGKWYPVRVVKPTFVRHGKTLI
- the gcvH gene encoding glycine cleavage system protein GcvH, whose translation is MSEIPVDLRFAESHEWARLDEDGGVKVGISDHAQEALGDVVFVELPEIGKVFAAGEAAGVVESVKAASDIYSPVSGTVIAVNEELANSPELVNSAPYDSWFFKLEPTDTSELDKLLDPTGYKHAIGE
- a CDS encoding iron ABC transporter permease, coding for MAHPAQRRWYPLVFVVAALVLLPLSVLLLSWQTVDMQIWSHLWDTQMPRLLGNTLTLILGVGIGVTLLGVSLAWLTSLCEFPGRRWLDWALMLPFAIPAYVLAFVFVGLLDFAGPVQTLLREWFGSGLRLPRVRSTGGVILVLVLVFYPYVYLLARTAFLAQGKGLMEAARVLGQSPWQAFWRVALPMARPAIGAGVALALMETLADFGAVSVFNFDTFTTAIYKTWYGFFSLSSAAQLASLLLLVVMLLLYGERRARGASRASNERPRGKALYHLRGLKAMAASSWCGLVFACAFVIPLLQLVAWFWQRGRFDLDERYTGLIIHTLYLGAMAALITVSVALLLAFARRLAPTRTIRSGVSLANIGYALPGSVLAVSIMLAFSYLDRELVVPLSDWLGGAGKPLLLGSLSALLLAYLVRFIAVAYGPLENSLARIRPSLPEAARCLGVSGPRLFFKVYLPLLLPGTLSAALLVFVDVLKEMPATLLMRPFGWDTLAVRIFEMTSEGEWARASLPALTLILVGLLPVIGLIRRSAHQNG
- a CDS encoding extracellular solute-binding protein, with the translated sequence MLAPKRLLTALALTLVGTTAQAADEVVVYSSRIDELIKPVFDAYTQKTGVKVKFITDKEAPLMQRIKAEGENATADLLLTVDAGNLWQAEQMGILQPFTSKVIDTNIPLQYRAASHAWTGLSLRARTIAYSTDRVKPSDLSTYEALADKQWEGRLCLRTAKKVYNQSLTATLIETHGAENTEEILKGWVRNLSTDVFSDDIAVLQAISAGQCDVGIVNTYYYGRLHQQKPDLPVKLFWPNQADRGVHVNLSGIGLTKHAPHPEAAKALVEWMTTPEAQKIFADANQEFPANPAVKPSAEVEAWGTFKPDTLPVEVAGLRQAEAIRLMDRAGWN